In a genomic window of Demequina muriae:
- a CDS encoding NAD(P)H-binding protein, protein MTIAVTAASGSLGPLVIDELLARGVRPSQLVAVVRDLGRAEQMAAQGVTVRQGNYDNPPSLVAALEGVSRVLVISGTERGRRVVQHANAIDAARAAGVGLIAYTSVLRAGEATLNPLLEEHVGTERYLEASGVPFVMLRNGFYTENYVPQARRVLASGELLTSAGEGRTASASRRDFAAAAAAVLTTPGHEGQRYELAGGTGWTMHDLAEVIGRIGARQVHVRQVDAPSHLEALLGAGMAQPMAELTVAIDQAVRAGELDTKGGDLERLAGRATTPLEDGLRAAMA, encoded by the coding sequence ATGACCATCGCCGTCACCGCCGCGTCCGGGAGCCTGGGGCCACTCGTCATCGACGAGTTGCTCGCGCGCGGCGTGCGACCCAGCCAGCTCGTCGCGGTGGTCCGCGATTTGGGCCGGGCGGAGCAGATGGCGGCCCAGGGCGTGACCGTCCGTCAGGGGAACTACGACAACCCGCCGAGCCTGGTCGCCGCGCTCGAGGGCGTGAGCCGTGTGCTGGTCATCTCGGGCACCGAGCGGGGGCGGCGGGTCGTACAGCATGCCAATGCGATCGACGCGGCGCGCGCCGCGGGCGTGGGCCTGATCGCGTACACGTCGGTCCTGCGCGCTGGGGAGGCGACCCTCAATCCGCTCCTCGAGGAGCACGTGGGGACCGAGCGATACCTCGAAGCCAGCGGCGTTCCCTTCGTCATGCTTCGCAACGGCTTCTACACAGAGAACTACGTGCCTCAGGCTCGTCGGGTGCTTGCGTCCGGCGAGCTGCTGACGAGTGCGGGGGAGGGGCGCACCGCATCGGCCTCGCGCAGGGACTTCGCCGCCGCTGCGGCCGCCGTGCTCACCACTCCGGGCCACGAGGGTCAGCGCTACGAGCTCGCAGGTGGGACGGGGTGGACCATGCATGATCTCGCCGAAGTGATCGGCCGCATCGGGGCCAGGCAGGTGCACGTGCGCCAGGTGGATGCGCCGTCGCATCTCGAGGCACTGCTGGGCGCGGGGATGGCGCAGCCCATGGCGGAACTGACGGTTGCGATCGACCAGGCCGTGCGCGCCGGGGAGCTGGACACCAAGGGCGGCGATCTCGAGCGACTGGCGGGACGCGCCACGACTCCGCTCGAGGACGGACTGCGCGCCGCGATGGCCTAG
- a CDS encoding DUF4260 family protein, protein MTPVTWQRLEGAALALVALAAAAMLEGWWWPLALFLVFDLSALGYVAGTRIGAIAYNAGHSLVGPSLMAGWALASWGFGAPGGRVAALVAAAWAFHVGVDRALGYGLKHADSFQHTHLGWIGRSRAGE, encoded by the coding sequence ATGACTCCCGTGACGTGGCAGCGCCTGGAGGGAGCGGCCCTCGCCCTCGTGGCGCTGGCGGCCGCCGCGATGCTGGAGGGCTGGTGGTGGCCGCTGGCACTGTTCCTCGTGTTCGACCTCAGCGCGCTGGGGTATGTGGCCGGCACCCGCATCGGCGCCATCGCGTACAACGCCGGGCACTCGCTCGTGGGGCCGAGCCTGATGGCGGGCTGGGCGCTCGCGAGCTGGGGCTTCGGCGCGCCCGGTGGACGGGTCGCCGCCCTGGTAGCGGCGGCGTGGGCGTTCCACGTCGGCGTGGACCGGGCGCTCGGGTACGGGCTCAAGCACGCGGACTCCTTCCAGCACACCCACCTGGGGTGGATCGGCAGGTCCCGGGCGGGGGAATGA
- a CDS encoding SDR family oxidoreductase: MTHSLPLAGQTALVTGVSRRKGIGFATATRLLELGASVFVQHFSPHDTAQPWGGDDIEAVLAALESSRTEGARLGSAHADLRAADAPAALVRDAASLTGGLDILVCNHAKSGDDGAILDMTAERLSAMWETNTRATILLTRAFAALVAVPNDAAVPDDAAAPGASASRPGERASDREPFAAPVGRVFWMTSGQGDGPMRGEVAYAASKAALSGITATVAAELLDLGIILNTINPGPVNTGYLDPEGTDRDLTEIDEWRRRTPFGRFGEPADPARLIGWLATDDGAWVVGQVIKSDGGLSLY, translated from the coding sequence ATGACTCATTCTCTTCCGCTCGCCGGCCAGACCGCTCTGGTGACTGGCGTCTCCCGCCGCAAGGGCATCGGCTTCGCGACGGCCACTCGGCTGCTCGAGCTGGGCGCCAGCGTCTTCGTCCAGCACTTCTCTCCCCACGACACCGCCCAGCCCTGGGGCGGCGACGACATCGAGGCGGTGCTTGCCGCACTCGAGTCCTCGCGCACGGAGGGCGCCCGCCTGGGCAGCGCGCACGCTGACCTGCGAGCGGCCGATGCGCCCGCCGCATTGGTGCGCGACGCCGCCTCGCTCACGGGCGGGCTCGACATCCTGGTGTGCAACCACGCCAAGAGCGGGGACGACGGCGCGATCCTCGACATGACCGCGGAGCGGCTGAGCGCGATGTGGGAGACCAACACTCGCGCCACGATCCTGCTCACGCGCGCGTTCGCGGCGCTCGTCGCCGTCCCCAATGACGCGGCCGTCCCCGATGACGCGGCCGCCCCCGGCGCCTCGGCCAGCCGGCCCGGCGAACGCGCCAGTGACCGCGAGCCCTTCGCGGCCCCGGTGGGCCGCGTGTTCTGGATGACCTCCGGCCAGGGCGACGGGCCGATGCGCGGGGAGGTGGCGTACGCAGCCTCCAAGGCGGCGCTCTCCGGCATCACCGCGACCGTCGCGGCCGAGCTGCTCGACCTCGGGATCATCCTCAACACCATCAACCCGGGACCGGTGAACACCGGCTACCTCGACCCCGAGGGCACCGACCGGGACCTCACCGAGATCGACGAGTGGCGTCGCCGCACACCCTTCGGACGGTTCGGCGAGCCCGCCGACCCCGCCCGGCTGATCGGCTGGCTTGCCACCGACGACGGCGCGTGGGTGGTCGGCCAGGTCATCAAGTCCGACGGCGGGCTCAGCCTGTACTGA
- a CDS encoding M56 family metallopeptidase, translated as MSPMTASLALAVGLAGTAVLGPHLLQRSAPALMRTPRTAVAIVAGGVVAWTAALLALGPMVAWAAAGPALLGGGAGEVCQRCLASANPFSGTASSFALPAVVPIVFAALAALAVAGAVGAELLRRHREGRGAAQWLQVAATPATVGGHRVLVVQDDAPFAWTLPSRHGGVVVSSGAIAALTGSEISAVLAHEHAHLRQGHHAAAALAAGLRRTLGWVPYVRSATEALPHYLEIAADAHAQRVAGTPALASALLALGPPATIAGTPAGRPAMPVLHAAGPERIGRLVGAVTTRGGGVSAATVAGVSVAYGLLGLAILTPYVIAVATGCA; from the coding sequence ATGAGCCCGATGACGGCCTCTCTCGCGCTCGCGGTCGGCCTGGCGGGCACCGCCGTCCTGGGTCCGCACCTCCTGCAGCGTTCCGCCCCTGCGCTGATGCGCACGCCCCGCACCGCCGTCGCGATCGTGGCCGGCGGCGTCGTCGCCTGGACGGCCGCGCTTCTGGCACTCGGCCCCATGGTCGCGTGGGCCGCGGCGGGCCCGGCGCTGCTCGGCGGCGGAGCAGGGGAGGTGTGCCAACGCTGCCTAGCCTCGGCCAACCCCTTCTCCGGCACCGCATCGTCCTTCGCGCTCCCCGCCGTGGTCCCGATCGTTTTCGCGGCTCTTGCTGCGCTCGCCGTCGCTGGAGCGGTCGGGGCGGAGCTCCTTCGACGTCACAGGGAGGGACGCGGCGCAGCGCAGTGGCTACAGGTGGCCGCGACTCCAGCGACCGTCGGCGGGCACCGGGTGCTGGTGGTGCAGGACGATGCGCCGTTCGCATGGACGCTCCCCTCGCGCCACGGCGGCGTGGTGGTCTCGTCAGGCGCGATCGCCGCGCTCACCGGGAGCGAGATTAGCGCGGTGCTGGCGCACGAGCACGCGCATCTGCGGCAGGGCCACCACGCGGCCGCCGCACTCGCGGCGGGGCTGCGCCGCACGCTCGGGTGGGTGCCGTACGTGCGGAGCGCGACGGAAGCCCTGCCGCATTATCTCGAGATCGCCGCGGACGCACACGCCCAACGGGTCGCAGGGACACCCGCGCTCGCGAGCGCGCTGCTGGCGCTGGGTCCGCCCGCGACCATCGCCGGGACTCCGGCGGGCCGCCCCGCGATGCCCGTCCTTCACGCGGCCGGCCCCGAGCGCATCGGCCGCCTGGTCGGCGCTGTCACCACCCGTGGGGGCGGCGTGTCGGCCGCCACGGTCGCGGGCGTGAGTGTCGCGTATGGACTGCTGGGACTCGCGATCCTCACGCCCTACGTCATCGCGGTCGCCACCGGCTGCGCGTAG
- a CDS encoding BlaI/MecI/CopY family transcriptional regulator, whose product MTDATTDPSCEPPRLGALEAQVMDVLWDQGPARIRDIIDVLPQDFAYTTIATVLGNLQRKCLVVPERSGRAVHFAARVAREEHTAAVMAHALESSPNRAASMLHFVESMNERDMALLRDYLQQRGGEAQR is encoded by the coding sequence ATGACCGACGCCACGACCGACCCGTCCTGCGAGCCGCCGCGCCTGGGCGCCCTCGAGGCGCAGGTGATGGATGTGCTGTGGGACCAGGGGCCCGCCCGGATCCGCGACATCATCGACGTGCTGCCGCAGGACTTCGCCTATACGACGATCGCGACCGTGCTGGGCAATCTCCAGCGCAAGTGCCTGGTGGTGCCGGAGCGCTCGGGCCGCGCCGTGCACTTCGCCGCGCGTGTGGCGCGCGAGGAGCACACGGCTGCCGTCATGGCCCACGCTCTCGAGTCCAGCCCGAACAGGGCGGCATCCATGCTCCACTTCGTCGAGTCGATGAATGAGCGCGACATGGCGCTCCTGCGCGACTACCTGCAGCAGCGTGGAGGAGAGGCACAGCGATGA
- a CDS encoding DsbA family protein, translated as MTASPSPHRRTPAWWVPVMIVAIAAVAIVLVLVVQRPESPSGTAAPPPASATPTATEVADPPTAEDAPTAVGGEDAPDLSAAERRDPEDLLAYGDVDAPVVLVVFSDYQCPYCAKWSADTLPTLREYAEAGDLRIEFRDVNVFGDASVRGSRAAYAAAMQGEFTAMHDALFADGMARAGTQLTDDALLTLAADLGLDASQFEEDYRSQATADEVARNQQLGLDLGVYSTPAFVLDGQPIVGAQPTAVFVDLLDAALESAPRGD; from the coding sequence ATGACCGCGTCCCCGTCCCCACACCGTCGCACCCCGGCCTGGTGGGTGCCCGTGATGATCGTGGCGATCGCCGCGGTCGCCATCGTGCTGGTGCTCGTGGTCCAGCGTCCCGAGAGCCCATCCGGGACTGCCGCGCCGCCGCCGGCGAGCGCGACCCCGACCGCCACGGAGGTCGCGGACCCGCCCACGGCTGAGGACGCCCCCACGGCGGTGGGCGGCGAGGACGCGCCGGACCTGTCGGCGGCCGAACGTCGTGACCCGGAAGACCTGCTCGCCTACGGGGACGTGGATGCCCCCGTCGTCCTGGTCGTGTTCTCGGACTATCAGTGCCCCTACTGCGCCAAGTGGAGCGCGGACACCCTCCCGACGCTGCGCGAGTACGCCGAGGCCGGGGACCTGCGCATCGAGTTCCGCGACGTCAACGTGTTCGGCGATGCCTCTGTGCGGGGCTCGCGTGCCGCCTACGCCGCCGCGATGCAGGGAGAGTTCACGGCGATGCACGATGCGCTGTTCGCAGACGGCATGGCGCGTGCCGGCACCCAGCTGACCGACGACGCGCTCCTGACGCTGGCGGCGGACCTCGGTCTCGACGCTTCACAGTTCGAGGAGGACTACCGCTCGCAGGCCACCGCGGACGAGGTGGCGCGCAACCAGCAGCTCGGGCTCGATCTCGGCGTGTACTCGACGCCCGCCTTCGTTCTCGACGGGCAGCCGATCGTCGGGGCGCAGCCGACCGCCGTGTTCGTCGATCTCCTCGACGCGGCCCTCGAATCCGCACCCCGGGGCGACTAG
- a CDS encoding cytochrome c biogenesis CcdA family protein, which translates to MEIGLVAAFLGGALALLSPCGALLLPAYFASRVGHGSRRLVHGLVFYLGIAAVLVPLGAGAGVLGRLFATHREAMVIGTAAVLVITGIAQAAGWGFDVSRVLPGARSVQTRAAHSVGIVRTFLLGAVGGVAGFCAGPILGAVLTVAAAQDDVLAASSLLAAYAAGIVAPMLVLAATWDRLGTRGRSVLRGRAFRAFGRMWHSTSVITGALMITLGAAFWATNGLVSAPSLVPADAQASLQAAASSLTGPGADVALIVAATAAALLAWRHVVRRRAASVTATASATENETAPDAPPDRRSAAGSARARRDT; encoded by the coding sequence ATGGAGATCGGACTCGTCGCAGCCTTCCTCGGGGGCGCATTGGCGCTGCTCAGCCCCTGCGGGGCGCTGCTCCTGCCGGCCTACTTCGCCTCCCGCGTGGGGCACGGCTCCCGACGCCTCGTGCACGGGCTCGTGTTCTACCTCGGCATCGCGGCCGTGCTCGTGCCCCTCGGCGCGGGTGCCGGCGTGCTGGGACGGCTGTTCGCGACGCACCGCGAGGCCATGGTGATCGGCACCGCCGCGGTTCTGGTCATCACCGGGATCGCCCAGGCTGCCGGGTGGGGCTTCGACGTCTCCCGGGTGCTTCCCGGAGCCCGCTCGGTCCAGACGCGCGCCGCGCACAGCGTCGGGATCGTACGAACGTTCCTGCTCGGCGCGGTGGGCGGCGTCGCGGGATTCTGCGCGGGACCCATCCTCGGTGCCGTGCTCACCGTCGCGGCCGCGCAGGACGATGTGCTGGCCGCCAGCAGTCTCCTCGCGGCGTACGCTGCCGGCATCGTCGCGCCGATGCTCGTACTCGCCGCAACGTGGGATCGGCTGGGCACGCGCGGACGGTCGGTGCTGCGGGGCCGGGCGTTCCGCGCATTCGGACGCATGTGGCACTCGACGTCGGTGATCACCGGCGCGCTTATGATCACACTCGGCGCCGCGTTCTGGGCCACGAACGGGCTCGTGTCCGCGCCGTCCCTGGTGCCAGCCGACGCTCAGGCATCTCTCCAGGCTGCCGCATCGTCCCTCACCGGACCGGGGGCGGACGTCGCGCTGATCGTGGCCGCCACGGCCGCCGCGCTCCTCGCGTGGCGCCATGTCGTGCGTCGCCGTGCAGCGAGTGTGACCGCGACTGCAAGCGCGACGGAGAACGAGACCGCGCCGGACGCACCACCCGACCGGCGCTCCGCGGCTGGCAGCGCCCGGGCCCGGAGAGACACGTGA
- a CDS encoding outer membrane protein assembly factor BamB family protein, which yields MDPVPVDTTGLRMPLQLDGSDAVDPGWEVDPHHLEGIFLAPVESDGALAFTPIDSDGTALWTARRPLACAGFTLTLGADGAPLAVLNDSTPTADALSATTATAYDLRTGERVWGPVDVPGPHQGPGLVYASPPAEAMGETGPRLALDAASGRVIADERDGTARVVAERHGTVVLQEGDQLRATEGDRVLWEIPVPEGVDRAQSPPGQSLAGAMLALRTADERSTIVDLTTGAVVATDVTSAAWDATTGTLVATDGTRAWAVDAQTGETSWDVPASPDARIVSAGGAQAYLRDGDTIHVHNTLTGAANPGYEPAMEGTIAVPRAIATTGAATFAHEGGVLLATTPTLP from the coding sequence ATGGACCCCGTCCCGGTCGACACGACCGGCCTCCGGATGCCGCTCCAGCTCGACGGCTCCGACGCCGTGGACCCGGGCTGGGAGGTCGACCCGCATCACCTGGAGGGCATCTTCCTCGCCCCGGTCGAGTCCGATGGGGCCCTCGCGTTCACGCCCATCGATTCGGACGGCACGGCGCTGTGGACGGCGAGGCGGCCGCTCGCGTGCGCGGGCTTCACCCTCACCCTCGGGGCCGACGGTGCGCCGCTGGCCGTCCTCAATGACTCGACGCCCACCGCTGACGCGCTGTCGGCGACCACCGCCACCGCGTACGACCTCCGCACCGGCGAACGCGTGTGGGGACCCGTGGACGTGCCGGGACCGCATCAGGGTCCGGGCCTGGTGTACGCCTCTCCGCCCGCGGAGGCGATGGGCGAGACCGGTCCTCGCCTCGCGCTTGATGCCGCCTCGGGGCGCGTCATCGCGGACGAGCGGGATGGCACGGCTCGCGTCGTGGCCGAGCGTCACGGCACCGTGGTGCTGCAGGAGGGCGACCAGCTGCGAGCCACCGAGGGTGACCGCGTCTTGTGGGAGATCCCCGTGCCTGAGGGAGTGGACCGCGCCCAGTCCCCGCCGGGTCAGTCCCTGGCCGGCGCCATGCTGGCGCTGAGGACCGCCGACGAGCGCTCGACCATCGTCGATCTCACGACCGGCGCCGTGGTCGCCACCGACGTCACGAGTGCGGCATGGGATGCGACCACAGGGACGCTCGTCGCCACGGATGGCACACGAGCGTGGGCCGTCGATGCGCAGACCGGAGAGACCTCCTGGGACGTTCCGGCGTCCCCCGACGCACGCATCGTCTCTGCTGGAGGCGCCCAGGCCTATCTGCGCGACGGCGACACCATCCACGTTCACAACACGCTCACCGGTGCCGCCAATCCTGGCTACGAACCCGCGATGGAGGGGACCATCGCGGTCCCACGCGCCATCGCCACGACAGGCGCCGCCACCTTCGCTCACGAGGGCGGCGTGTTGCTCGCGACCACCCCGACGCTCCCCTGA
- the dnaE gene encoding DNA polymerase III subunit alpha, with amino-acid sequence MSGSDFVHLHVHTEYSMLDGAARLDDLFSHAKELGQTAIATTDHGYIFGAYDFWAKGKAHGVKPIIGVEAYLTPGTARQDRSRVRWGDRGQESDDVSAGGAYTHMTMWAQNTEGMHNLFRMSSYASLEGNFHKPRMDRDLLQRYGKGIIATTGCPSGEVQTRLRLGQYDEALRAAGEFQDIFGAENFYVELMDHNLDLEKRVREDLLRLAHQIGAPLVATNDSHYVKKEDSTAHEALLCVQSGSNLNEPTSDQGGKRFAFSGDGYYLKSSAEMRQLWHELPEACDSTVEIAERCEVEFNTKADYMPVYDVPAGEDENSWFVKEVQRGLVERFGEAVPTEVQERANTEIEVITDKGYPGYFLVVADFIKWAKEQGIRVGPGRGSGAGSMAAYAMRITDIDPLVHQLYFERFLNPERESKPDFDIDFDERRRGEVIRYVSDKYGEDKVAMIATYGTIKAKQALKDASRVLGKPFSLGEQLTKAYPEPQQGRDMPLSGLFDTKHPRYNEGGDLRAIIEADPDAQQVLELAQGLEGLKRQWGVHAAGVIMSSDPLIDIIPIMRREQDGAVITQFDYPTCEELGLVKMDFLGLRNLTILDDALYNIENNGKEPLVLEDLELADEETFKLLGRGDTLGVFQLDGVAMRQLLRQMRPDTFEDISAVLALYRPGPMGVNSHTNYAERKNGRQAVDYIHPELEAPLKEVLEVTHGLIVYQEQVQKIAQIVAGYTLGAADLLRRAMGKKKPEVLAKEFEPFSAGMRENGFSEEAIKKLWDTMVPFADYAFNKAHTAAYGVLSFWTAYLKAHYPTEFMAALLTSVGTDKDKSAMYLGECRRMGITVLPPDVNESIAYFSAVGTDVRFGLTAVRNVGSNVVAEIIKAREAKGAFESFQDFLDKVPATVCNKRTIDSLIKAGAFDSMGYTRRSLNAVHEQAIDSVVGVKRQEATGQFDLFGGDAELGGGVTVLVPTLEEWDKKTLLNLERDMLGLYVSDHPLAGLDHIIRSEATHQILAATPANGVGDGQQVVFAGLVTRVDRRVAKSGNAYAIVTLEDLTGEAEISFFGRTYETYARDLADDAVLTIKARARERGDGGLQFSAVELRVPNLTVVDNSPVSITLPATRVNPAMVEEIKSILRSHPGSVEVRMVLTGSGESITMRLGDEFRVDRSSALFGDLKAAFGPSCLAPA; translated from the coding sequence ATGTCCGGCAGCGATTTTGTTCACCTCCATGTGCACACCGAATACTCGATGCTGGACGGTGCAGCGCGACTGGACGACCTGTTCTCGCACGCCAAGGAATTGGGCCAGACGGCCATCGCCACGACGGACCACGGGTACATCTTCGGGGCCTACGACTTCTGGGCCAAGGGCAAGGCTCACGGGGTCAAGCCGATCATCGGCGTCGAGGCCTACCTGACCCCCGGCACGGCCCGCCAGGACCGCTCGCGCGTGCGGTGGGGCGACCGCGGCCAGGAGTCCGACGACGTCTCGGCAGGCGGCGCGTACACGCACATGACCATGTGGGCGCAGAACACCGAGGGCATGCACAACCTGTTCCGGATGTCCTCGTACGCCTCCTTGGAGGGCAACTTCCACAAGCCCCGCATGGACCGGGACCTGCTGCAGCGGTACGGCAAGGGCATCATCGCCACCACGGGCTGCCCGTCGGGCGAGGTGCAGACCCGGCTGCGGCTCGGCCAGTACGACGAGGCGCTGCGGGCGGCGGGGGAGTTCCAGGACATCTTCGGCGCCGAGAACTTCTACGTCGAGCTCATGGACCACAACCTCGACCTCGAGAAGCGCGTGCGCGAGGACCTGCTGCGGCTCGCCCATCAGATCGGCGCCCCGCTGGTCGCGACCAACGACTCGCACTACGTCAAGAAGGAGGACTCGACGGCTCACGAGGCGCTGCTGTGCGTCCAGTCGGGATCCAACCTGAATGAGCCCACCTCCGATCAGGGCGGCAAGCGGTTCGCGTTCAGCGGCGACGGGTACTACCTCAAGAGCTCGGCTGAGATGCGTCAGCTGTGGCACGAGCTGCCCGAGGCGTGCGACTCGACGGTCGAGATCGCCGAGCGGTGCGAGGTCGAGTTCAACACCAAGGCCGACTACATGCCGGTCTACGACGTGCCCGCCGGCGAGGACGAGAACTCCTGGTTCGTCAAGGAGGTGCAGCGCGGACTGGTCGAGCGGTTCGGCGAGGCCGTGCCGACCGAGGTCCAGGAGCGCGCGAACACCGAGATCGAGGTCATCACCGACAAGGGATACCCCGGGTACTTCCTGGTGGTCGCGGACTTCATCAAGTGGGCGAAGGAGCAGGGCATCCGGGTGGGTCCCGGGCGCGGCTCGGGAGCAGGCTCGATGGCCGCCTACGCGATGCGCATCACCGACATCGACCCGCTGGTGCACCAGCTGTACTTCGAGCGGTTCCTCAACCCCGAGCGCGAGTCCAAGCCCGACTTCGACATCGACTTCGACGAGCGCAGGCGCGGCGAGGTGATCCGCTACGTCTCCGACAAGTACGGGGAGGACAAGGTCGCGATGATCGCGACCTACGGCACCATCAAGGCCAAGCAGGCGCTCAAGGACGCCTCGCGAGTCCTGGGCAAGCCGTTCAGCCTGGGTGAGCAGCTCACCAAGGCGTACCCCGAGCCGCAGCAGGGTCGCGACATGCCGCTGTCCGGGCTGTTCGACACCAAGCACCCGCGATACAACGAGGGCGGCGACCTCCGGGCCATCATCGAGGCCGATCCCGACGCTCAGCAGGTGCTGGAGCTCGCGCAGGGCCTCGAGGGGCTCAAGCGCCAGTGGGGCGTCCACGCGGCCGGCGTGATCATGTCGAGCGATCCGCTCATCGACATCATCCCCATCATGCGCCGCGAGCAGGACGGTGCCGTCATCACCCAGTTCGACTACCCCACGTGCGAAGAGCTGGGGCTGGTCAAGATGGACTTCCTGGGGCTGCGCAACCTCACGATTCTGGACGATGCGCTCTACAACATCGAGAACAACGGCAAGGAGCCGCTGGTGCTCGAGGACCTCGAGCTCGCGGACGAGGAGACGTTCAAGCTCCTGGGTCGCGGCGACACCCTCGGGGTATTCCAACTCGACGGCGTGGCCATGCGCCAGCTGCTGCGGCAGATGCGCCCGGACACGTTCGAGGACATCTCCGCCGTGCTCGCGCTGTACCGCCCAGGCCCCATGGGCGTGAACTCGCACACCAACTACGCCGAGCGCAAGAACGGCCGTCAGGCGGTGGACTACATCCACCCCGAGCTCGAGGCGCCCCTCAAGGAGGTCCTCGAGGTCACCCACGGGCTGATCGTCTACCAGGAGCAGGTCCAGAAGATCGCGCAGATCGTCGCCGGCTACACGCTGGGCGCCGCCGACCTGCTGCGGCGCGCGATGGGCAAGAAGAAGCCTGAGGTGCTGGCCAAGGAGTTCGAGCCCTTCAGCGCGGGCATGCGCGAGAACGGGTTCTCGGAAGAGGCCATCAAGAAGCTGTGGGACACGATGGTCCCGTTCGCTGACTATGCGTTCAACAAGGCGCACACCGCCGCCTATGGCGTGCTGTCGTTCTGGACCGCCTACCTCAAGGCGCACTACCCGACCGAGTTCATGGCGGCGCTGCTCACCTCGGTCGGCACCGACAAGGACAAGTCGGCGATGTACCTGGGCGAATGTCGCCGCATGGGCATCACCGTGCTGCCGCCCGACGTGAACGAGTCCATCGCGTACTTCTCCGCCGTGGGCACCGACGTGCGATTCGGCCTCACCGCCGTGCGCAACGTGGGCTCGAACGTGGTGGCCGAGATCATCAAGGCGCGCGAGGCCAAGGGGGCCTTTGAGTCCTTCCAGGACTTCCTGGACAAGGTGCCTGCGACGGTGTGCAACAAGCGCACGATCGACTCGCTCATCAAGGCCGGAGCTTTCGACTCCATGGGCTACACCCGCCGCTCCCTCAACGCGGTCCACGAGCAGGCCATCGACTCGGTGGTGGGGGTCAAGCGCCAGGAGGCCACGGGGCAGTTCGACCTGTTCGGCGGCGATGCCGAGCTGGGCGGGGGAGTGACCGTGCTCGTGCCCACTCTCGAGGAGTGGGACAAGAAGACGCTGCTCAACCTCGAGCGGGACATGCTGGGGCTGTACGTCTCGGACCACCCGTTGGCTGGGCTCGACCACATCATCCGTTCCGAGGCGACGCACCAGATCCTCGCGGCGACGCCCGCCAACGGCGTGGGAGACGGCCAGCAGGTCGTGTTCGCTGGGCTGGTCACGCGCGTCGACCGCCGGGTCGCGAAGTCGGGCAACGCCTACGCGATCGTGACCCTCGAGGACCTCACCGGCGAGGCCGAGATCTCCTTCTTCGGGCGCACCTACGAGACCTACGCCCGCGACCTCGCGGACGATGCGGTGCTCACCATCAAGGCGCGTGCCCGGGAGCGCGGCGACGGCGGACTGCAGTTCAGCGCCGTCGAGCTGCGCGTGCCCAACCTCACGGTGGTGGACAACTCGCCGGTCTCGATCACGCTGCCGGCCACGCGGGTCAACCCTGCGATGGTCGAGGAGATCAAGAGCATTCTGCGCTCGCATCCCGGCTCCGTCGAGGTGCGCATGGTGCTCACCGGCAGCGGCGAGTCGATCACCATGCGCCTCGGAGACGAGTTCCGGGTCGACCGGTCGAGCGCGCTGTTCGGAGATCTCAAGGCAGCGTTCGGTCCCAGCTGCCTCGCTCCGGCCTAG